From one Candidatus Thioglobus sp. NP1 genomic stretch:
- a CDS encoding DNA recombination protein RmuC has translation MNILIGLLSLVIGAFISFYVFNKKLLNSREENIQLKATLEEKEKSFVEKSKFVDQLKSQVNHDFKALASDILKNDRDKLKIDNSDLLTPLQTQLKGFRDRIETITKEQIEERTSLKEQIKSLHEANRETQQSAQNLTNALTYDNKLQGDWGEEILSSLLSSYGFQEGIEFDLQKQYKSETGEKFKPDVILHLPEGKDVVIDSKVSLKDYVDYVADQTNEEALKKHIASIDNQIKNISIKEYENLEGVRSLDFIFVFIPIEGALLLALQHKHSLFDDALKKNIMLVSPSMLSMSLKTVNFMWQTDKQNKNADEIARQAGKMYDKLAGFFSDLDKIESQLDKTKEGFSDARKKLQTGPGNLIGRAEKLKALGVKSNKDISE, from the coding sequence ATGAATATTCTTATTGGCTTATTGTCCCTTGTAATTGGTGCATTTATATCCTTCTATGTATTTAACAAAAAATTACTCAACTCCAGAGAAGAAAATATTCAACTAAAAGCAACTCTTGAAGAAAAAGAAAAAAGTTTTGTAGAGAAATCTAAATTTGTAGATCAACTTAAAAGTCAGGTAAATCATGACTTTAAAGCTTTAGCATCTGATATTTTGAAAAATGATAGAGATAAACTTAAGATTGATAATTCAGATTTATTGACTCCTCTTCAAACTCAACTAAAAGGCTTTAGAGATAGAATTGAAACTATTACTAAAGAACAAATTGAAGAAAGAACGTCATTAAAAGAACAAATTAAATCATTACATGAGGCAAATCGTGAAACCCAGCAATCAGCTCAAAATCTTACAAATGCCCTAACCTATGACAATAAACTTCAAGGAGATTGGGGAGAAGAAATTTTAAGCTCACTATTATCAAGTTATGGATTCCAAGAGGGTATTGAATTTGATTTACAAAAACAATATAAAAGCGAAACTGGAGAGAAGTTTAAACCTGATGTAATTCTTCATTTACCAGAAGGAAAGGATGTTGTTATAGATTCAAAAGTATCGCTTAAAGATTATGTTGATTATGTTGCTGATCAAACTAATGAAGAAGCTTTAAAGAAGCATATTGCGTCTATAGATAATCAAATTAAGAATATAAGTATAAAAGAATATGAAAATCTTGAGGGTGTCAGAAGTCTTGATTTTATTTTTGTCTTTATACCAATTGAAGGCGCTCTTTTGTTAGCTCTTCAGCATAAACATAGCTTGTTTGATGATGCTTTAAAGAAGAATATTATGTTAGTTTCACCTTCAATGCTTAGTATGAGTTTAAAGACGGTGAATTTTATGTGGCAAACAGATAAACAAAACAAAAATGCTGATGAAATTGCTCGTCAAGCAGGAAAAATGTATGACAAGCTTGCTGGTTTTTTTAGTGATTTAGATAAGATTGAAAGTCAGCTAGATAAGACTAAAGAGGGCTTTTCTGATGCTAGAAAAAAACTGCAAACAGGTCCAGGTAATTTAATTGGACGTGCTGAAAAATTAAAGGCACTTGGTGTAAAGTCTAATAAAGATATCAGTGAATGA
- the glnA gene encoding type I glutamate--ammonia ligase: protein MSAKDVIKMIEDQDVKFIDFRFTDTIGKEQHVSVPAHTIDVEKLEDGQMFDGSSISGWKTINDSDMILSPDTETAVLDPFTEEVTLNIRCNIIEPSTLKGYVKDPRSIAQRAEEFMKSSGVGDTAYFGNEPEFFVFDSVKWDTGHGMGKAFYEINSEEAAWNSGVDMEGGNKGHRPKVKGGYFPVPPVDSLHDLRSQMCLAIEEMGVTTEVHHHEVGTAGQCEIGALFNTLVKKADETQILKYCVHNVAHLYGKTATFMPKPIAVDNGNGMHVHMSIAKDGVNLFDGDGYGNLSEMALYYIGGIIKHAKALNAFTNPSTNSYKRLVPGFEAPEMLAYSAKNRSAAIRIPFVKNPKGRRIEVRFPDSTCNPYLAFSALLMAGLDGIKNKIHPGEPSDQDLYEDSDGSIPKVAAMLHLALEALDNDRDFLKQGGVFTDEVIDSFINLKMEEVTAMRASPQPLEFDLYYSC from the coding sequence ATGTCTGCAAAAGATGTAATAAAAATGATCGAAGATCAAGATGTTAAATTTATAGATTTTCGCTTCACTGATACTATAGGTAAAGAGCAACACGTTAGTGTTCCAGCTCACACGATTGATGTTGAAAAACTTGAGGATGGCCAAATGTTTGATGGTTCATCTATTTCAGGTTGGAAAACGATTAATGATTCTGATATGATTTTATCACCTGATACAGAAACTGCTGTACTTGATCCTTTCACAGAAGAAGTAACTTTAAACATTCGTTGTAATATTATTGAACCAAGTACCTTAAAAGGCTATGTTAAGGATCCTCGTTCTATCGCACAACGTGCTGAAGAGTTTATGAAATCTTCAGGTGTTGGAGATACAGCTTATTTTGGAAACGAGCCTGAATTTTTTGTGTTTGACAGTGTCAAGTGGGATACAGGTCATGGAATGGGTAAGGCATTCTATGAAATTAATTCTGAAGAGGCTGCTTGGAATTCTGGAGTGGATATGGAAGGTGGAAATAAAGGTCATCGTCCTAAAGTTAAGGGTGGTTACTTTCCAGTTCCACCAGTTGATTCATTGCATGATCTTCGCTCCCAAATGTGTTTAGCTATTGAAGAAATGGGTGTTACTACTGAGGTTCACCACCATGAGGTTGGAACAGCTGGGCAGTGTGAGATTGGTGCTTTATTCAATACCCTAGTCAAGAAGGCTGATGAAACTCAAATTTTAAAGTATTGCGTTCATAACGTTGCTCATCTATATGGAAAGACAGCAACATTTATGCCAAAACCAATTGCTGTTGACAATGGTAATGGTATGCATGTCCATATGTCTATTGCAAAAGATGGCGTTAACTTATTCGATGGTGACGGATATGGCAACTTAAGTGAGATGGCACTTTACTATATTGGTGGAATTATAAAACATGCAAAAGCATTGAATGCATTTACAAACCCTTCTACAAATTCATATAAGCGTTTAGTTCCTGGGTTTGAAGCACCTGAAATGCTTGCTTATTCAGCAAAGAATCGCTCAGCCGCAATTAGGATTCCTTTTGTTAAAAACCCTAAAGGGCGACGTATTGAGGTTCGTTTTCCTGATTCAACTTGTAATCCTTATCTTGCTTTCTCAGCATTATTAATGGCGGGCCTTGATGGTATTAAAAACAAAATTCATCCTGGTGAGCCTTCTGATCAAGACCTTTATGAAGACAGTGATGGTTCAATTCCTAAGGTTGCAGCTATGCTGCATTTAGCTTTAGAAGCATTGGATAATGATCGTGATTTTTTAAAGCAAGGTGGAGTCTTTACTGATGAAGTTATAGATTCATTTATTAATCTTAAGATGGAGGAAGTGACTGCTATGAGAGCATCACCACAACCTCTAGAGTTTGATTTGTACTATAGTTGTTAA
- the htpG gene encoding molecular chaperone HtpG — translation MSQKQTHEFQTEVSQLLDLMIHSLYSNKEIFLRELVSNASDAIDKLKFESLSNDKLIEVKEEPSIHIDIDKDAGTITIRDNGIGMTQEEVMENIGTIANSGTKKYLKSLDKVQTQDSNLIGQFGVGFYSAFIVSNTVTLLSRKAGDNKANGTKWVSKGKGDYSIETVELDDYGTTIILDVKKAESEFVDDYRIRGIVSKYSDHITVPILMIKQSEEDKDVIEYEKINEATAFWMKDKKELSQSDYDEFYKSLTYDFEGPLTQIHNRVEGKLEYSSLLFIPKKAPFDMWEPKRKSGVKLYAKRVFIMEGNEELLPQYLRFIKGVIDTADLSLNVSREILQGSKVVDTIKKASVKRILSELDKMSKNKPEDYSLFWKEFGMVIKEGVVEDSANKDKISNLLRFTSTSTENSDQTVSLQDYIGRMKEDQKNIYYVTADTYDSAKGSPHLEIFKQKDIEVLLLSDRVDEWLVANFGDFEEYSLKSIAKGDLEDLDTKEDKKKKEKTVKDYESVISKAQKILENQVKEVKVSSRLSESPSCLVADENELGGNMERIMKSLGQDIPDTKPILEINPNHPLVKKLKTKIDKDIVKVLFDQAVLSEGGQIKEPAEFVKRMNKLMLAK, via the coding sequence ATGAGTCAAAAACAAACGCACGAATTTCAAACTGAAGTATCACAGCTTCTCGATTTAATGATTCACTCTTTATATTCTAATAAAGAGATATTTTTAAGAGAGCTAGTCTCAAATGCCTCTGATGCAATTGATAAACTTAAGTTTGAATCTTTATCAAACGATAAACTTATAGAAGTAAAGGAAGAGCCAAGCATTCATATTGATATCGATAAAGATGCAGGAACAATTACTATAAGAGATAACGGCATAGGAATGACTCAAGAAGAGGTCATGGAAAATATTGGAACTATTGCTAACTCAGGTACTAAAAAATACTTAAAAAGCTTAGATAAAGTCCAAACTCAGGACTCTAATCTTATTGGACAATTTGGTGTGGGATTTTATTCTGCTTTTATAGTTTCAAATACCGTCACACTCTTAAGTAGAAAGGCAGGTGATAACAAGGCTAATGGAACAAAATGGGTATCAAAGGGTAAGGGAGACTACTCAATTGAAACTGTTGAATTAGATGATTATGGAACAACAATTATTCTTGATGTCAAGAAGGCAGAAAGTGAGTTTGTTGACGACTATCGTATTCGTGGAATTGTTTCAAAATACTCTGATCATATTACTGTACCAATTCTTATGATAAAACAATCTGAAGAAGATAAAGATGTTATAGAGTATGAAAAAATAAATGAAGCAACAGCATTCTGGATGAAGGATAAAAAAGAACTATCTCAAAGTGATTATGATGAGTTTTATAAATCTTTGACCTATGACTTTGAAGGCCCATTAACTCAAATTCATAATAGAGTAGAGGGCAAGCTTGAATACTCTTCACTATTATTTATTCCAAAAAAAGCGCCATTTGATATGTGGGAGCCAAAAAGAAAAAGTGGTGTCAAACTCTATGCCAAAAGAGTTTTTATAATGGAAGGCAACGAAGAATTACTTCCACAATACCTTCGCTTTATTAAGGGTGTAATTGATACAGCTGACTTGTCTTTAAATGTCTCAAGAGAGATTCTTCAAGGTAGCAAGGTTGTGGATACAATCAAAAAAGCTTCTGTCAAACGAATCCTATCAGAATTAGATAAGATGTCAAAAAATAAACCTGAAGACTATTCGTTATTCTGGAAAGAGTTTGGAATGGTTATAAAGGAAGGGGTAGTAGAGGACTCCGCAAATAAAGACAAAATCTCAAATCTTTTACGATTTACTTCAACCTCAACTGAAAACTCAGATCAAACGGTTTCACTCCAAGACTATATTGGCCGAATGAAGGAAGATCAAAAAAATATATATTATGTAACTGCAGACACTTACGATTCAGCCAAGGGGTCACCTCATCTTGAAATTTTTAAACAAAAAGATATTGAGGTTCTTCTTCTCTCAGATAGAGTTGATGAGTGGTTAGTAGCCAACTTTGGTGATTTTGAAGAATACTCACTTAAATCAATCGCTAAGGGAGATCTTGAGGACCTTGACACTAAAGAAGATAAGAAAAAGAAGGAAAAAACAGTTAAGGATTATGAAAGTGTTATTTCTAAGGCTCAAAAGATTCTTGAAAATCAAGTTAAAGAAGTTAAAGTTTCTAGTCGATTAAGTGAATCCCCTTCATGTCTTGTAGCAGATGAAAATGAGTTGGGTGGAAATATGGAACGTATTATGAAATCACTCGGTCAAGATATTCCTGATACTAAGCCTATACTTGAGATTAATCCAAATCATCCACTTGTAAAGAAACTTAAGACAAAAATTGATAAAGACATAGTTAAAGTGTTATTTGATCAAGCAGTTCTCAGTGAGGGTGGCCAAATTAAAGAGCCTGCTGAGTTTGTTAAGCGCATGAATAAGCTAATGCTTGCAAAGTAA
- the hemF gene encoding oxygen-dependent coproporphyrinogen oxidase, whose protein sequence is MINQVEKYLLGLQKEICSEIEQIDGKSLFEIDKWARADKRGDGVTSIITDGNVFEKGGVNFSIIHGDKMPKSATATRPELEGRRYTALGISLVMHPQNPYVPTAHANVRFFIAEEVGKDPIWWFGGGFDLTPYYGFDEDAIHWHQIAKKACAPFGEDIYPKYKKSCDDYFYLTHRDEQRGIGGLFFDDLNSGGFEKCFDFMKSIGNHFIQAYIPIVKKRIGTSFSENHRDFQLYRRGRYVEFNLLQDRGTLFGLQSGGRTESILMSLPPKVQWHYKFKVLPGSEEERLTSYFLKPRDWIN, encoded by the coding sequence ATGATTAATCAAGTTGAAAAATATTTATTAGGGCTTCAAAAAGAAATTTGTTCTGAAATTGAGCAAATTGATGGTAAATCATTGTTTGAAATTGACAAGTGGGCAAGGGCTGACAAAAGGGGTGATGGCGTTACCAGTATTATTACTGATGGAAACGTTTTTGAAAAAGGTGGCGTTAACTTTTCAATTATACATGGTGATAAAATGCCTAAATCTGCCACTGCAACAAGACCTGAGCTTGAGGGAAGGAGGTATACTGCGCTTGGTATTTCATTAGTAATGCACCCTCAAAACCCATATGTACCAACTGCTCATGCTAATGTTCGTTTTTTTATTGCTGAAGAGGTTGGAAAGGATCCAATTTGGTGGTTTGGAGGGGGTTTTGATCTTACACCTTATTATGGCTTTGATGAAGATGCAATCCATTGGCATCAAATTGCAAAAAAAGCCTGTGCCCCATTTGGAGAGGATATTTATCCAAAATATAAAAAAAGCTGTGATGATTATTTTTATTTGACTCATAGGGACGAGCAAAGAGGTATTGGGGGCTTATTTTTTGATGATTTAAATAGCGGTGGTTTTGAAAAATGTTTTGACTTTATGAAAAGTATTGGGAATCACTTTATTCAGGCTTACATACCAATTGTTAAAAAGAGAATTGGAACTTCTTTTAGTGAAAATCACAGAGACTTTCAGCTTTATCGCAGGGGACGCTACGTTGAATTCAATTTATTACAAGATAGGGGGACTTTATTTGGGCTTCAGAGCGGTGGTAGAACAGAATCAATCTTAATGTCACTTCCTCCAAAAGTTCAATGGCATTATAAATTTAAAGTCCTCCCTGGAAGTGAAGAGGAGCGTTTAACAAGTTATTTTTTAAAGCCTAGAGATTGGATTAATTAA
- a CDS encoding L-threonylcarbamoyladenylate synthase, whose amino-acid sequence MKITKDIKLALKYLKTGVIAHPTDTIYGLGCLANNLNAIQKMINLKKRDEKKGFILLASDVSYLMPYIDLNEDSEMFQKLTKTNKKPTTYLVPKSQKTPDLIFGDNELLAVRLTTDPLITYFCENTKSALISSSANIQGEQAATSLHELKSYFNDDLGFALPPNKYNSEPSRIINILTGEQIR is encoded by the coding sequence ATGAAAATAACTAAAGATATTAAATTAGCTCTTAAGTATCTCAAGACTGGGGTTATAGCTCATCCAACTGATACTATATATGGCCTTGGGTGCCTTGCTAATAATTTAAATGCAATTCAGAAAATGATAAATTTAAAAAAAAGAGATGAAAAAAAAGGGTTTATATTGCTTGCTTCTGATGTGAGTTATTTGATGCCTTATATTGATTTAAATGAAGATAGTGAGATGTTTCAAAAACTCACTAAAACCAACAAAAAACCAACAACTTATCTTGTTCCTAAATCTCAAAAAACTCCAGACCTGATATTTGGTGATAATGAACTTTTAGCTGTTAGGTTGACAACTGACCCTTTAATTACATATTTCTGTGAGAATACTAAATCTGCTTTAATTTCTTCAAGTGCTAATATTCAGGGGGAGCAAGCGGCAACCTCTTTGCATGAGTTAAAGTCATATTTTAATGATGACCTGGGATTTGCCTTGCCCCCAAATAAGTATAATTCAGAGCCCTCAAGAATTATAAATATACTTACAGGCGAACAGATTAGATAA
- a CDS encoding 1-acyl-sn-glycerol-3-phosphate acyltransferase codes for MLFLRSLLYFIGSIISLIVITLCGLFLVILPYSYRQKFLSNWAIFCIWWLKISLNITTDVKGSENINSSPSVIISNHQSTWETLAFQTIFPAHTWVLKQELLWLPVFGWSLALLKPIVINRGDKLNAIKKVIKQGSERLSQGISVVVFPEGTRQTYKHLGDYQNGAAAIAKKSGHDIIPVYHNAGKFWPKGSFIKKPGVITVVIGKAISSSSLTSSELTKEVRNWTLEQEKKLL; via the coding sequence ATGCTGTTTTTAAGATCTTTATTGTACTTTATTGGCTCAATAATAAGCCTCATTGTTATAACTTTGTGTGGGTTATTTCTTGTAATTTTGCCTTATAGTTATAGACAAAAATTTCTTTCGAATTGGGCTATTTTTTGTATATGGTGGTTAAAAATTAGCCTAAATATTACTACTGATGTAAAGGGTAGTGAAAATATTAATTCATCTCCCAGTGTTATTATTTCTAATCATCAATCAACCTGGGAAACATTGGCTTTTCAGACCATATTTCCAGCTCATACTTGGGTGTTAAAACAAGAACTTTTATGGTTACCTGTGTTTGGCTGGAGTCTTGCTCTTCTAAAGCCTATTGTAATAAATCGAGGAGATAAATTAAATGCCATTAAAAAAGTAATTAAACAAGGTTCTGAGAGATTAAGTCAAGGTATTTCTGTTGTGGTTTTTCCTGAAGGAACCAGGCAAACATATAAACATTTAGGAGATTATCAAAATGGTGCTGCAGCTATTGCCAAGAAGTCTGGTCATGATATTATCCCTGTCTATCATAATGCAGGTAAATTTTGGCCAAAAGGAAGCTTTATTAAAAAACCTGGAGTAATAACAGTTGTTATTGGCAAGGCTATTTCTAGTTCATCTTTGACTTCTTCAGAGTTAACAAAAGAGGTTAGGAATTGGACACTTGAGCAAGAAAAAAAACTACTTTAA
- the rnt gene encoding ribonuclease T, with amino-acid sequence MKLKDRIRGYLPVVVDVETGGFDESKDALLEICIIIIGLDDQYLLEPKKTLHFHIKPFIGSNIESSALKFNGIDVDSPFRLAVSEREAFSEIFSCINEYLKNEECTRSILVGHNAFFDLGFVKAATDRINLKSPFHQFSTLDTVSLSALYCGETVLAKAVAKVGIEWDNTQAHSALYDTQKTAELFCHIFNSKKT; translated from the coding sequence ATGAAGCTTAAAGACAGAATTCGAGGTTACCTCCCAGTAGTGGTAGATGTTGAAACTGGTGGCTTTGATGAATCCAAAGATGCTCTATTAGAAATTTGTATTATTATTATTGGCCTTGATGATCAGTATTTATTAGAACCAAAGAAAACCCTTCATTTCCATATAAAACCTTTTATAGGCTCAAATATAGAGTCATCAGCACTTAAGTTTAATGGCATTGACGTTGACAGTCCATTTCGTCTTGCTGTTAGTGAGAGAGAGGCATTTAGTGAAATTTTTAGCTGTATTAATGAATATCTCAAAAATGAGGAATGCACAAGGTCAATTCTTGTTGGGCATAATGCATTTTTTGACTTAGGATTTGTTAAAGCTGCAACAGATAGAATAAATCTTAAGAGCCCTTTCCATCAATTTTCTACTTTGGATACAGTTAGCTTATCAGCTCTATACTGTGGTGAAACAGTCCTAGCTAAAGCTGTAGCTAAGGTGGGTATTGAGTGGGACAATACGCAAGCGCATTCGGCACTTTATGATACTCAGAAAACTGCTGAACTTTTTTGTCATATTTTTAATTCAAAGAAAACTTAA
- a CDS encoding RNA methyltransferase, whose product MSQISKATNYTLTNFNKVRIVMVSTTEPGNIGAAARAMKNMSLSRLYLINPSNYPSAVATARASGADDVLSNSIICKSLEEALEGVHLVIGASARQRNIKWRQLDVIDTCKEIQAITSKEGQEVAIIFGTENSGLTNEELDLCSILMTIPGNPEYFSLNVASAIQVFAYQNYVSSVKDKFDNSGNELASFDDQDSFYKHLEQALDHLEYFDNKKPKSLLMRRLRRLFARSSLEKEEVAILRGILNKINPFNKLD is encoded by the coding sequence ATGAGCCAAATAAGTAAAGCAACGAATTATACCTTGACGAATTTTAATAAAGTGAGGATTGTCATGGTAAGTACTACTGAGCCAGGTAATATTGGTGCAGCAGCTAGGGCAATGAAAAATATGTCTTTAAGTCGTCTTTATTTAATTAATCCTAGTAATTACCCTTCTGCAGTGGCAACTGCACGAGCTAGTGGTGCTGATGATGTTTTATCTAATTCAATTATATGTAAATCCTTAGAAGAGGCTTTAGAGGGGGTCCACTTAGTTATTGGTGCAAGTGCTCGTCAACGAAATATTAAATGGAGGCAGTTAGATGTAATTGATACTTGTAAGGAAATTCAGGCAATAACTTCAAAAGAAGGCCAAGAGGTCGCAATCATATTTGGTACAGAAAATTCTGGTCTTACAAATGAAGAGTTAGATTTATGCTCAATTCTAATGACAATTCCTGGAAACCCTGAATATTTTTCACTAAATGTAGCATCAGCTATTCAAGTTTTTGCTTATCAAAACTATGTAAGTTCTGTTAAGGATAAATTTGATAATTCTGGAAATGAACTCGCTAGTTTTGATGACCAAGATAGCTTTTATAAGCATCTTGAACAAGCCCTTGATCATTTAGAATATTTTGATAATAAAAAACCAAAAAGCTTATTGATGAGAAGGCTTCGTAGGCTTTTCGCGAGGAGTAGTCTCGAAAAGGAAGAGGTTGCAATCTTAAGAGGCATCCTTAATAAAATTAATCCCTTTAACAAATTAGATTAA
- a CDS encoding YciK family oxidoreductase codes for MKLPKNYKVKQNELNSKVILVTGANKGFGLAISMDLAKAGATVIMLGRDLSSLEYAYDAVVDAGYKEPILYPLDLEGASPENYQELQDNIIEKFNRLDGLIHNAAILGTQMPIDQYDIKLWYSTLQINLSAPFMLTQFLIPALKKSDDARILFLSSSVGRKARAYWGAYSVSKFGLEGLAMTLSEELEKTKIKVNTINPGKMRTEMRRTAYPAEDASTLPKPEEKSSVIVYLLSKEAERINGEQLSID; via the coding sequence ATGAAACTTCCAAAAAATTATAAAGTTAAGCAAAATGAACTAAACAGTAAGGTTATTTTAGTTACTGGTGCAAACAAAGGTTTTGGTCTTGCAATTTCAATGGATCTTGCAAAGGCAGGTGCTACCGTTATTATGCTGGGTAGAGATTTGAGTTCACTTGAGTATGCCTATGATGCAGTTGTTGATGCTGGCTATAAGGAGCCCATACTTTACCCACTAGATCTTGAAGGTGCTTCGCCTGAAAATTACCAAGAATTGCAAGATAATATTATTGAGAAATTTAATAGACTTGATGGTCTTATTCATAATGCTGCTATTCTTGGTACGCAAATGCCTATTGATCAATATGATATTAAACTTTGGTATTCAACTCTTCAAATAAATTTATCTGCTCCGTTTATGTTAACTCAGTTTCTTATCCCTGCTTTGAAGAAGTCAGATGATGCCAGAATTCTCTTTTTATCCTCTTCAGTAGGTAGAAAAGCGAGAGCATATTGGGGAGCCTATAGTGTTAGTAAATTTGGGTTAGAAGGTCTCGCTATGACTCTTTCTGAAGAGCTTGAGAAAACGAAAATTAAAGTTAATACAATCAATCCTGGAAAAATGAGAACAGAAATGAGGAGAACTGCTTATCCAGCAGAAGATGCGTCGACTTTGCCAAAACCTGAAGAAAAGAGCTCTGTAATTGTATATCTGTTATCAAAAGAAGCAGAAAGGATTAATGGCGAGCAACTTTCAATTGACTAG
- a CDS encoding inositol monophosphatase family protein — protein MHPTVNIAVRAARAAGDVILRYHNQVDLLTIENKSINDFVSEVDKTAEKAIINEIKKAFPKHSILAEESGEILGDNNFQWIIDPLDGTTNYLHGFPQYAVSIALLENQIPTHAVIYDPFKEELFTASKGEGAYLNDERIRVTMSNGLEDTLIGTGFPFKHPQHLDCYLETFKAIHPHVSGIRRAGAAALDLAYLAAGRLDGFWEIGLNKWDMAAGALLVKEAGGFIGDFSGRDQYMETGNVVAGNADVFKVLLKKIHPHLSEDLQR, from the coding sequence ATGCATCCTACCGTTAATATTGCAGTTCGAGCTGCTCGTGCAGCTGGTGATGTTATCCTAAGGTATCACAACCAAGTCGACTTGTTGACCATAGAGAATAAGTCTATCAATGACTTTGTCTCAGAGGTTGATAAAACTGCTGAAAAAGCCATTATAAACGAGATTAAAAAAGCCTTCCCAAAACATTCGATTTTAGCTGAAGAGAGTGGAGAGATATTAGGTGACAATAATTTTCAATGGATTATTGATCCTTTAGATGGTACTACTAATTATTTACATGGATTTCCTCAATACGCTGTTTCCATTGCCCTGCTTGAAAACCAAATCCCAACGCATGCTGTTATTTATGATCCTTTTAAAGAGGAACTCTTTACTGCATCAAAGGGTGAAGGCGCTTATTTAAATGATGAAAGAATTAGGGTAACTATGTCAAATGGACTTGAAGACACTCTAATTGGGACTGGCTTTCCATTCAAACATCCTCAACATCTTGACTGTTATCTAGAAACCTTTAAAGCAATCCATCCACATGTATCTGGAATTCGAAGAGCAGGAGCAGCTGCACTAGATCTAGCTTATTTAGCTGCTGGTCGCTTAGATGGATTTTGGGAGATTGGTTTAAACAAGTGGGATATGGCTGCAGGAGCTTTACTTGTTAAGGAGGCAGGAGGCTTTATTGGTGACTTTTCAGGAAGGGATCAATACATGGAAACTGGTAATGTTGTTGCTGGGAATGCTGATGTCTTCAAAGTACTTTTAAAAAAAATACACCCTCACCTCAGCGAAGACCTTCAGCGATAA
- the xerA gene encoding site-specific tyrosine recombinase/integron integrase, producing MVKQQKIKYQGEILVKQIEEFIIFLTIEKNYATNTIEAYERDLLKFLSFMMDKGISNWGQITTENVNLFVMGLRHSGASGKSIRRYLSSIRGLFSFMIKKSEVLINPAIAIKAPKIDQLLPKTIDFDDLTNMMTLKTGLFSELRAVLMVELLYSCGLRVSELVGINIKDFDLNEGFVRVVGKGNKARFTPVGKSALRLLQDYLSRRQGGNSDALFLNKNELRISTRSVQNIVKKRAYEVGVVINVHPHMLRHAAATHFLQSSHDLRTVQEFLGHKSIKSTQVYTHLDFLELSKVYDEFHPRAKK from the coding sequence ATGGTCAAACAACAGAAAATCAAGTATCAAGGTGAAATATTAGTTAAGCAAATTGAAGAGTTTATTATTTTCTTGACTATTGAAAAAAACTACGCTACTAATACTATTGAGGCATATGAGAGAGATTTATTAAAATTCCTATCTTTTATGATGGATAAAGGCATTTCAAATTGGGGTCAAATTACAACTGAAAATGTAAATTTGTTTGTTATGGGTCTAAGACACTCTGGGGCCTCTGGGAAGTCAATAAGAAGATATTTATCTTCTATAAGAGGACTCTTTTCCTTTATGATAAAAAAATCAGAAGTTTTAATAAATCCTGCAATTGCTATTAAAGCACCAAAAATTGATCAATTACTTCCTAAAACAATTGATTTTGATGATCTTACAAATATGATGACTTTAAAAACTGGGCTTTTTTCTGAGTTACGAGCAGTATTAATGGTCGAGTTATTATATTCCTGTGGCTTAAGAGTCTCAGAATTGGTTGGGATTAATATCAAAGATTTTGATTTAAACGAAGGCTTTGTTCGAGTTGTGGGTAAAGGAAATAAAGCTCGTTTTACTCCTGTGGGTAAATCTGCCCTAAGGCTTCTTCAGGATTACCTTTCAAGAAGACAGGGAGGTAATTCTGATGCTTTGTTTTTAAATAAAAATGAATTAAGGATAAGTACTAGATCTGTTCAAAATATTGTGAAAAAAAGAGCCTATGAAGTTGGTGTGGTAATTAATGTACACCCCCATATGCTGAGACATGCAGCTGCAACTCATTTTCTTCAATCAAGCCATGATTTAAGAACAGTCCAAGAGTTTTTAGGTCATAAAAGCATCAAAAGTACTCAGGTTTATACTCATTTAGATTTTTTAGAACTATCAAAAGTCTATGATGAGTTTCATCCTAGAGCTAAAAAATGA